One Streptomyces sp. RPA4-2 genomic window carries:
- a CDS encoding BTAD domain-containing putative transcriptional regulator → MRYRILGVAQAQDERGTPTTVGGPRVRALLASLARRPDRTTPPETLIDEVWADDPPLDAPAALQALVGRLRRTLGRDAVVSEPGGYRLRAARDDVDLFVFERLVREGTAALEHGDARTAARTLREALALWRGPAFADLPDRSAATRPDALRLEATRTRVEADLRLGRAPDVVPELKELTTAHPYDEALRALLLRALRDAGRGADALAAYEEVRRALLDGLGTDPGPELRSLHAELLDQEAGPTPVPSRPERNGNIRPRLNSFVGREPDLGAIRSDLRRARLVTLTGPGGSGKTRLAEEAAAGLPQAWLVELAPLDRPEAVPGAVVSALGLRETALISNETAIGQDDPLALLVEYCSARDLLLILDNCEHVIGAAAELAETLLTHCPGLTILATSREPLGVPGELVRPVEPLPPDPARRLFTQRAAAVRPGADAALRDSAAVDEICRRLDGLPLAIELAAARLRLLTPRQIADRLDDRFRLLTSGSRTVLPRQQTLRAVVDWSWDLLDERERTVLREASVFAGGWDLAAAEAVCTGPAAHLVGALVDKSLVVATPYDADADGSGADGTGGGGGMRYRMLETIHEYAAERAAEAPELRAGAERRHRTWARGLAEQAEPLLRSAAQLPWIRRLETELDNIRAALHRSVVAGAEEEAGSLVLAMGWFWWLRNFRREGTDWTDRVLRLGAVLDATGSAHGGQTAPGTGGCAGPVGPVGLVGPVGLESFDPLDAFLDAPGGEESHPLHRLRMRIRMLHLFMRVETDALDEQDHPRVREYVERVRDAFEKGGPDAASMPGIVWPMAAFFLSGSYDVRPAMEKAVANCRAYGDDWAIGVTLMFRTHMAVDAPGGMPGVDDDLAELRVLSRRVGDRWMRAQVCSAAAEAAMARGLYEEAKAEYEEALRLAFEVGAHAETPFLLARLAELAYRAGERARMLAALDEADAAAERYGVMDSRAFVRMLRAQLALDDGETALARDMWQKACEMSLRGTPPPQFTAALNWVEALITAAESGPERGLRKMADALGAAVAGRCADVVTAGLVDSAADLLSGLGDHPRATRLFAAGARWRGGHPRPALERAAAERGEVAARAALGPDCYASECARGADFTADDALRDLAEAAKEHPADSP, encoded by the coding sequence GTGCGGTACAGGATCCTGGGAGTCGCCCAGGCACAGGACGAGCGGGGAACACCGACCACGGTCGGCGGCCCCCGCGTCCGCGCCCTGCTCGCCTCCCTGGCCCGCCGCCCCGACCGCACCACACCCCCGGAAACCCTGATCGACGAGGTGTGGGCGGACGACCCCCCACTGGACGCGCCGGCGGCACTGCAGGCCCTGGTGGGCCGCCTGCGCCGCACCCTCGGCAGGGACGCGGTCGTCTCGGAGCCCGGCGGCTACCGCCTGCGCGCCGCCAGGGACGACGTGGACCTGTTCGTCTTCGAGCGTCTGGTGCGCGAGGGCACGGCGGCCCTCGAACACGGCGACGCCCGTACCGCCGCCCGCACCCTGCGCGAGGCCCTCGCCCTGTGGCGCGGCCCGGCCTTCGCGGACCTCCCCGACCGCAGCGCCGCGACGCGCCCGGACGCACTCCGCCTGGAGGCGACGCGCACCCGTGTCGAGGCGGACCTGCGACTGGGCCGCGCCCCCGACGTCGTACCGGAGTTGAAGGAGCTGACGACCGCCCACCCGTACGACGAGGCCCTGCGCGCCCTGCTTCTGCGGGCCCTGCGCGACGCGGGCCGCGGCGCGGACGCGCTGGCCGCGTACGAGGAGGTGCGCCGTGCCCTGCTGGACGGGCTGGGCACGGACCCTGGCCCGGAACTGCGCTCCCTGCACGCGGAGTTGCTCGACCAGGAGGCCGGGCCCACGCCGGTACCCTCCCGGCCGGAGCGGAACGGCAACATCCGTCCCCGTCTGAACTCGTTCGTCGGGAGGGAACCCGACCTCGGTGCCATCCGTTCCGATCTGCGGAGGGCACGCCTGGTCACGCTGACCGGACCGGGCGGTTCGGGGAAGACCCGCCTCGCCGAGGAAGCCGCCGCCGGGCTTCCGCAGGCGTGGCTGGTCGAGCTGGCCCCGCTCGACCGGCCCGAGGCGGTCCCGGGTGCCGTGGTCAGCGCCCTCGGTCTGCGCGAGACCGCGCTGATCAGCAACGAGACGGCGATCGGCCAGGACGACCCGCTCGCCCTGCTCGTCGAGTACTGCTCCGCGCGCGACCTGCTCCTGATCCTCGACAACTGCGAACATGTCATCGGCGCCGCGGCCGAGCTCGCCGAAACCCTCCTCACCCACTGCCCGGGGCTCACGATCCTCGCCACCAGCCGCGAACCCCTCGGTGTGCCCGGTGAGTTGGTGCGCCCGGTCGAGCCCCTCCCGCCCGATCCCGCGCGGCGCCTGTTCACGCAGCGCGCGGCGGCCGTGCGTCCCGGCGCCGATGCCGCCCTGCGCGACTCCGCGGCGGTGGACGAGATCTGCCGGCGGCTCGACGGCCTGCCCCTGGCCATCGAACTGGCCGCCGCGCGCCTGCGTCTGCTGACACCACGGCAGATCGCCGACCGGCTCGACGACCGCTTCCGGCTCCTCACCTCCGGAAGCCGCACCGTGCTGCCCCGCCAGCAGACCCTGCGCGCCGTCGTCGACTGGTCCTGGGACCTGCTCGACGAGCGGGAGCGGACCGTGCTGCGCGAGGCGTCCGTCTTCGCGGGCGGCTGGGACCTCGCCGCCGCCGAGGCCGTGTGCACCGGCCCCGCCGCCCACCTCGTCGGCGCGCTCGTCGACAAGTCCCTCGTCGTGGCGACCCCGTACGACGCGGACGCCGACGGGAGTGGTGCCGACGGCACGGGTGGCGGTGGGGGCATGCGGTACCGGATGCTGGAGACCATCCACGAGTACGCGGCCGAGCGCGCCGCCGAGGCCCCCGAACTGCGCGCCGGGGCCGAGCGCCGTCACCGTACGTGGGCGCGAGGACTCGCCGAGCAGGCCGAGCCGCTGCTGCGCTCCGCCGCCCAACTGCCCTGGATCCGGCGCCTGGAGACCGAGCTCGACAACATCCGGGCGGCCCTCCACCGTTCCGTCGTCGCCGGTGCCGAGGAGGAGGCGGGCTCGCTCGTCCTCGCCATGGGATGGTTCTGGTGGCTGCGCAACTTCCGCCGCGAGGGCACCGACTGGACCGACCGCGTCCTGCGCCTGGGCGCGGTACTCGACGCGACCGGATCCGCGCACGGCGGGCAGACGGCGCCCGGCACCGGCGGGTGCGCCGGACCCGTCGGACCCGTCGGGCTCGTCGGACCCGTCGGGCTCGAGAGCTTCGACCCGCTGGACGCCTTCCTCGACGCCCCCGGCGGCGAGGAGTCCCATCCGCTGCACCGCCTGCGGATGCGGATACGGATGCTGCACCTGTTCATGCGGGTGGAGACCGATGCGCTGGACGAACAGGACCATCCGCGCGTCCGGGAGTACGTGGAACGGGTCCGGGACGCCTTCGAGAAGGGCGGCCCGGACGCCGCGAGCATGCCGGGCATCGTCTGGCCGATGGCCGCCTTCTTCCTGAGCGGCTCGTACGACGTGCGTCCGGCGATGGAGAAGGCGGTCGCCAACTGCCGTGCGTACGGGGACGACTGGGCGATCGGTGTCACCCTGATGTTCCGTACGCACATGGCCGTCGACGCCCCGGGCGGTATGCCTGGCGTGGACGACGACCTCGCGGAGCTGCGTGTGCTCAGCCGGCGGGTGGGTGACCGCTGGATGCGCGCCCAGGTGTGCAGCGCCGCCGCCGAGGCGGCCATGGCGCGCGGTCTCTACGAAGAGGCGAAGGCCGAGTACGAGGAGGCGCTGCGGCTCGCGTTCGAGGTCGGCGCGCACGCCGAGACGCCGTTCCTGCTGGCGCGGCTGGCCGAACTCGCCTACCGCGCCGGCGAGCGCGCGCGGATGCTGGCCGCCCTGGACGAGGCGGACGCGGCGGCCGAGCGGTACGGGGTGATGGACTCCCGTGCCTTCGTCCGGATGCTGCGCGCGCAGCTGGCCCTGGACGACGGCGAGACCGCCCTCGCGCGCGACATGTGGCAGAAGGCCTGCGAGATGAGTCTGCGGGGCACCCCTCCGCCGCAGTTCACGGCGGCGCTGAACTGGGTCGAGGCGCTCATCACGGCCGCCGAGTCCGGTCCGGAGCGCGGGCTGCGGAAGATGGCCGACGCCCTGGGGGCAGCGGTGGCGGGGCGGTGCGCCGACGTGGTGACGGCAGGGCTCGTCGACAGCGCGGCGGACCTGCTGTCCGGGCTCGGCGACCATCCTCGCGCGACCCGTCTGTTCGCCGCGGGGGCACGGTGGCGCGGCGGTCATCCCCGCCCCGCTCTGGAGCGCGCCGCCGCCGAGCGTGGTGAGGTCGCGGCCCGCGCGGCCCTCGGCCCCGACTGTTACGCGTCGGAGTGCGCCAGGGGAGCGGACTTCACCGCGGACGACGCCCTGCGCGACCTCGCGGAGGCGGCGAAGGAGCACCCCGCCGACAGTCCTTGA
- a CDS encoding TetR/AcrR family transcriptional regulator translates to MHIQDSHWSSAPAIASGGTVGAAAGGNGRGPGDGSRTAPLRVDAQRNLEHVLRAAREVFGELGYGAPMEDVARRARVGVGTVYRRFPSKDVLVRRIAEEETSRLTDQARTALGQEDEPWSALSRFLRTSVASGAGRLLPPQILRVGVAEDEPAADEARVPQQRSQLGAELRLVEQRPTPENVVDDAGATALLDVVGRLVDRARAAGELRTDVTVADVLLVIATAAPSLPDAAQQAAASARLLDILLEGLRSRPA, encoded by the coding sequence ATGCACATTCAGGACTCTCATTGGTCTTCCGCGCCTGCCATCGCATCCGGTGGCACGGTCGGCGCGGCAGCGGGCGGCAACGGCCGTGGTCCGGGAGACGGATCACGGACGGCGCCGCTGCGCGTGGACGCACAGCGCAATCTGGAACACGTACTGCGCGCGGCGCGCGAGGTCTTCGGCGAGCTGGGATACGGCGCGCCGATGGAGGACGTCGCGCGGCGCGCCCGGGTCGGTGTCGGCACGGTGTACCGGCGCTTCCCGAGCAAGGACGTCCTGGTGCGCCGGATAGCCGAGGAGGAGACCTCCCGGCTGACCGACCAGGCACGCACGGCGCTCGGCCAGGAGGACGAACCGTGGTCGGCGCTCTCGCGCTTCCTGCGGACGTCGGTGGCCTCGGGCGCGGGACGGCTGCTGCCGCCGCAGATCCTGCGTGTCGGTGTCGCGGAGGACGAGCCCGCCGCGGACGAGGCACGGGTGCCGCAGCAGCGCTCCCAACTCGGCGCCGAACTCAGGCTCGTCGAGCAGCGGCCCACGCCCGAGAACGTGGTCGACGACGCCGGTGCGACCGCGCTGCTCGACGTGGTGGGCCGGCTGGTGGACCGGGCACGTGCGGCGGGCGAGCTGCGCACGGACGTGACCGTGGCGGACGTACTGCTGGTGATCGCCACGGCGGCGCCCTCGCTTCCTGACGCCGCTCAGCAGGCCGCGGCCTCGGCCCGGTTGCTGGACATCCTGCTGGAGGGGCTGCGCTCGCGTCCGGCGTGA